Below is a window of Halarcobacter anaerophilus DNA.
GTTGCTATATCTTTTAAAAACTGATAAGAAGACAACTTCATAAAAGCAACGATTATTCCCACAAAGAAAGTTAATAATGCCGCAAAAAACGATATTTTAAGAGTAGTCCATAAACCGTTTAAAACAGGTCCTGCTTTTAACTCCTCTTTTGAAGCTATATAATCACCCTCATAAACTTTTTCATTAACTTGATAATCAAATGAAAAACTACTATCCAATTTTTTTAATTCGACTTTTTCATCACCGTCAACATAATATTTACCATTCTCAAACAGTAGTTTTCCATCAATCGGGGCTTCTATAGTTATAGTCTCATTATATGCAAAATATTTAGGAACAGAATTCCACTTCCAAACATAATTCATATTTGATGCAGCTGCATAAAAAAAGTAAGCAACCAGCACAAAAAAACATAAGGCAATAAGATGCCCTAAGTTTTTATTTTGTGTCCAAGATTCTTTTCTAGCCATATGCTATTGAACTCTTTTTAACCAGTCAGTATCAACTAACCATTTTTTATAAAGTTCATCGGAAAATCCAACTACTTTATCCTCTTGCATTTGTCTTAAAAAGTTATTTAACCAGTTTAAGAAATCAGGATCACCTTTTCTAACAGCCCATGCTAACGGCTCATAAGTAAGAGGTTTATCTAAATGAATAAGTTTCCCTTTTCCTTTATCAGACATGAAAAGTACGTTATACGGTTGATCATAAACCATAGCATCTGCTTTTCCGTTTAAAACTTCAGATGCAGCATCCGCTTCTGTTTCAAATGTTATAATTTTTGCATTTTTAAAGAATTTTCTAGTTGCAACTTCCCCTGTGACACCTAATTTAGTAACTACAGTGTACTCAGGTTTATCTAAATCTTTTGCAGATTTGATTTTACCTTCTAACTCTTTTTTCATCATTATTGTTTGACCTACTACTACGTAAGGGTCTGCAAAATTGATTTTTAAATTTCTTTGTTGAGTAATTGTCATACCCGACATAATAATATCACATTTACCCGTAACAAGTGCCGCAATAATACCGTCCCAAGCTGTTGGAAGAAGTTTTAGTTTTACTCCCATATCTTTTGCCATTTTTTTGGCAAAATCCACATCATAACCTATAATTCTTCCTTTTTTATCTTTCATTTCAAAAGGCATATACCCAGGTTCCATACATACTTGTAATTCACCTCTTTCTAAAATCTTGTTTAAAGTAGATTTCTTCCATAAGTTTATATCATCTGCAAATACAGATGAAGACAAAAGCACTGCTAATGCTAAAATTAATCTTTTCATTTTCACTCCTATTTTAAGATTATTGAACTTTTTTTAACCAATCAGTTTCAATAAACCATTTTTTATATAATTTTTCATGTAAATTAATAACTTTGTCATTTTTTATTTGCCGTAAAAAGTTATTTAACCAATTTAAAAAATCCGGATCACCTTTTCTAACGGCAAAAGCCAAAGGTTCATAAGTTAAAGATTTATCCAGATGTATAAGTTTGTCTTTACCTTTAGCGTCCATAAACATTGCATTATAAGGTTGGTCATTTACAAAAGCCGCGGCTTTACCATTTAAGACTTCCGCAACTGCTTCGGCTTCCGTGTCAAAGGTATTTATTTTTGCACTTTTAAAAAATTTTCTTGCAACAATTTCACCTGTTTGTCCCAGTTTTGCAGTTATAGTATATTTTTCATTATCCAAATTTTTTGCCGTTCTTATTTCATCTTTAAACTTTTTATCTAAAAGTATTGTTTGACCTACGACAAGATAAGGA
It encodes the following:
- a CDS encoding transporter substrate-binding domain-containing protein, which produces MIKKFILILLFIFNINLLLADDISIWKKSTLNEILERGELRVGLEPGYMPFEMKDKRGRIIGYDVDMAKAIAKAMDVKLKIIPTAFDGIIAGLLTNKFDIIIAGMTITQQRNLKINFSDPYLVVGQTILLDKKFKDEIRTAKNLDNEKYTITAKLGQTGEIVARKFFKSAKINTFDTEAEAVAEVLNGKAAAFVNDQPYNAMFMDAKGKDKLIHLDKSLTYEPLAFAVRKGDPDFLNWLNNFLRQIKNDKVINLHEKLYKKWFIETDWLKKVQ
- a CDS encoding transporter substrate-binding domain-containing protein; the protein is MKRLILALAVLLSSSVFADDINLWKKSTLNKILERGELQVCMEPGYMPFEMKDKKGRIIGYDVDFAKKMAKDMGVKLKLLPTAWDGIIAALVTGKCDIIMSGMTITQQRNLKINFADPYVVVGQTIMMKKELEGKIKSAKDLDKPEYTVVTKLGVTGEVATRKFFKNAKIITFETEADAASEVLNGKADAMVYDQPYNVLFMSDKGKGKLIHLDKPLTYEPLAWAVRKGDPDFLNWLNNFLRQMQEDKVVGFSDELYKKWLVDTDWLKRVQ